One region of Desulfovibrio sp. JC010 genomic DNA includes:
- the hisC gene encoding histidinol-phosphate transaminase has protein sequence MSAIKVRSDMMDSKPYAPGLTIEEIKEKYGLDTVIKLASNENPLGASPMAQKAITRHAPSVFRYPHNGNPRLNAAIAKRSGVSEEQIISGNGSDEILDLLVRIKANPGQDEVITYESCFSMYRLMSHLCAINFRQVPRAEGHKQPLKALAAAVTEKTAIVFITSPDNPTGLAVTVDEVREMAAAIPEQTLLVIDEAYIEFARPAEKYDMRGLLTEFPNMVLTRTFSKAYGLAGLRIGYGIMSPELAGYIKSARAPFTVNLLAEEAAIAVLEDEAFFNTTMDVVLRGRELFTEEIRQMGCEVLDSQANFIMFKPTRDAMKVFQELLERGIIVRPLKSFGLGEYIRVNMGTDQENKTFLKTLKEVL, from the coding sequence ATGTCCGCCATAAAAGTCCGTTCAGATATGATGGATTCCAAACCCTACGCACCGGGTTTGACCATCGAGGAAATCAAAGAGAAATACGGTCTCGATACCGTCATCAAGCTCGCCAGCAATGAAAATCCGCTGGGCGCATCCCCCATGGCCCAGAAAGCCATTACCCGCCACGCACCCTCGGTTTTCCGCTACCCGCATAACGGCAACCCGCGCCTCAACGCAGCCATTGCCAAGCGCAGCGGCGTATCCGAAGAACAGATCATCAGCGGTAACGGTTCCGATGAAATCCTCGACCTGCTGGTGCGCATCAAGGCCAATCCCGGACAGGACGAAGTAATCACCTATGAATCCTGCTTCAGCATGTACCGGCTCATGTCCCACCTCTGCGCCATTAATTTCCGTCAGGTTCCCCGCGCTGAGGGACACAAACAGCCCCTGAAGGCCCTCGCTGCTGCGGTAACTGAAAAAACAGCCATCGTCTTCATCACCTCCCCGGACAACCCTACCGGGCTGGCGGTGACCGTGGATGAAGTGCGCGAAATGGCCGCAGCAATCCCGGAACAGACCCTGCTGGTCATCGACGAAGCATATATCGAGTTTGCCCGCCCCGCTGAAAAATACGACATGCGCGGACTGCTTACCGAATTTCCCAACATGGTGCTGACCCGCACCTTTTCCAAAGCCTACGGTCTGGCCGGGCTGCGCATCGGTTACGGCATCATGAGCCCGGAACTGGCCGGATACATCAAAAGTGCCCGCGCGCCCTTTACCGTGAACCTGCTGGCCGAAGAAGCGGCCATTGCCGTGCTTGAAGACGAAGCCTTTTTCAACACCACCATGGATGTGGTTCTGCGCGGCCGTGAACTCTTCACCGAAGAAATCCGCCAAATGGGCTGCGAAGTACTTGATTCCCAAGCCAACTTCATTATGTTCAAGCCCACCCGTGATGCAATGAAGGTTTTCCAAGAACTTCTTGAACGTGGCATCATCGTCCGTCCGCTGAAGAGCTTCGGCCTTGGCGAATATATCCGGGTCAACATGGGAACAGATCAGGAAAACAAAACTTTTCTTAAAACACTGAAGGAGGTCCTTTAA
- a CDS encoding RsbRD N-terminal domain-containing protein encodes MSLVQKLSERKEDLTEKWYDLILSSYPKETQDVWRSNKDQFTNPVGVTIKKVAGELFDLILEWKSADDLANSLDELIKIRTVQDFAPSKALSFVFLFKKLLRDEFMEELKSEGKLDELLAFEARIDNLGLIAFDIYTKNRDLIAQMRIDEIKRSHHMLLRRVNKIEDASARGAGQV; translated from the coding sequence ATGAGTCTTGTACAAAAATTGTCGGAAAGAAAGGAAGACCTGACAGAAAAATGGTATGACCTGATTCTTTCTTCATATCCTAAAGAGACACAGGATGTATGGAGATCAAACAAGGACCAGTTCACCAACCCTGTCGGAGTCACCATCAAGAAGGTTGCAGGCGAACTTTTTGACCTGATCCTTGAATGGAAAAGTGCCGACGATCTTGCAAACTCCCTTGACGAACTGATCAAAATCAGGACCGTTCAGGATTTTGCACCATCCAAAGCTTTAAGCTTTGTCTTTCTTTTTAAGAAACTCCTGAGAGACGAGTTCATGGAGGAACTGAAAAGTGAAGGCAAACTTGATGAGTTGCTCGCGTTTGAGGCCCGGATTGATAATCTGGGACTTATCGCGTTCGACATCTATACCAAGAATAGGGATTTGATTGCGCAGATGAGAATTGATGAAATCAAAAGATCGCATCATATGCTTCTCCGGCGGGTCAACAAAATCGAGGACGCTTCGGCCAGAGGGGCCGGACAGGTGTAG
- the sfsA gene encoding DNA/RNA nuclease SfsA has translation MSEPLIFYPQGCRRAIFIRRYKRFTVEAVLDGEVVGVHTNNTGSMLGLLREGQEIFISPALNPNRKLKWTLEAVLPHGDMIGVNTSVPNKMLQLAFEAGQLPETEGYTTLKREAKVGNSRLDGLFTDDSGKLPNLWVECKNVTLVEDDVACFPDAQTERGRKHLMELMDLAVKGDRVALFFFVQRNDGNCFGPSGFIDPEYAELFYKALDGGVECWAYEAVLSEQGVGMGRKLPLATCR, from the coding sequence ATGTCAGAACCGTTAATTTTTTATCCCCAAGGTTGCCGCCGGGCTATTTTCATCCGCCGCTATAAGCGTTTCACCGTAGAGGCCGTGCTGGATGGGGAAGTGGTGGGGGTGCATACAAATAATACCGGGTCCATGCTCGGTCTGCTGCGCGAAGGACAGGAAATATTTATTTCCCCGGCTTTAAATCCCAATCGCAAGCTCAAGTGGACCCTCGAAGCGGTCCTGCCGCACGGTGATATGATTGGGGTGAATACTTCTGTTCCCAACAAAATGCTCCAGCTTGCTTTCGAAGCAGGGCAATTGCCGGAAACCGAAGGCTACACCACCCTCAAACGTGAGGCTAAAGTGGGCAACAGCCGTCTGGACGGTTTGTTCACTGACGATTCCGGTAAGCTTCCCAATCTTTGGGTGGAGTGCAAGAACGTCACCCTCGTTGAAGACGATGTGGCCTGCTTTCCCGATGCCCAGACCGAGCGCGGACGCAAGCATCTCATGGAGCTGATGGACCTCGCCGTCAAAGGTGACCGGGTAGCCCTGTTTTTCTTCGTTCAACGCAATGACGGAAATTGTTTCGGTCCCTCAGGCTTTATTGATCCCGAGTATGCCGAACTTTTTTACAAAGCTCTTGATGGCGGAGTGGAGTGCTGGGCTTATGAGGCGGTTTTAAGCGAGCAGGGGGTCGGGATGGGAAGGAAATTGCCGCTTGCTACTTGCCGATAG
- a CDS encoding acyl-CoA thioesterase, with translation MKSKKISESRTLMTYRVLPQDTNPAGNLHGGVLLKQLDLVAATCAMRHARKPVVTASIDRMNFLRPAYVGELINLYANVNMVGRTSMEIGVRVEAENLLTGETRHTNSAYLTFVAMGENGKPSPVPSLILETGVDHRRNREATERRAVRKEEKIRETASAAQGSATR, from the coding sequence ATGAAATCAAAAAAGATCAGCGAAAGCAGAACCTTAATGACCTACCGGGTCTTGCCGCAGGACACCAACCCTGCCGGCAACCTGCACGGTGGAGTACTGCTGAAACAACTTGATCTGGTCGCCGCCACCTGTGCCATGCGTCATGCACGCAAGCCGGTGGTTACGGCTTCAATTGACCGCATGAACTTCCTGCGGCCCGCCTACGTGGGAGAGCTCATCAACCTGTATGCCAATGTGAATATGGTCGGCAGGACTTCCATGGAAATCGGGGTCCGGGTTGAAGCGGAGAATCTTTTAACAGGCGAGACACGGCATACCAATTCAGCCTATCTCACCTTTGTGGCCATGGGTGAAAACGGAAAGCCTTCCCCGGTGCCGTCGCTGATCCTTGAGACAGGGGTCGATCACAGGCGCAACAGGGAAGCCACGGAACGCAGGGCTGTGCGCAAAGAGGAAAAGATACGGGAGACCGCATCCGCAGCGCAGGGCTCGGCCACCAGATGA
- a CDS encoding universal stress protein: protein MPEIKKILCAVDFSDHSPVVAEYASTLAKTLGAEIICLYVAPSLDQYVGFHVPPSSIENFVGEIVTGADSTMETFIAENFKDVTANGKVVTGYAAEEILAIAETENADMIVMGTHGRAGIDRILFGSVAEKVVKSATSPVLTVRPS from the coding sequence ATGCCTGAAATCAAGAAGATACTCTGTGCAGTGGATTTTTCGGACCACAGCCCTGTTGTAGCAGAATACGCAAGTACCCTTGCAAAGACATTGGGAGCTGAAATCATCTGCCTCTACGTGGCTCCCTCGCTGGACCAGTATGTGGGCTTTCATGTTCCGCCCAGCTCCATTGAGAACTTTGTAGGCGAAATCGTAACCGGCGCGGACAGCACCATGGAAACTTTCATCGCTGAAAACTTCAAGGATGTAACCGCAAACGGAAAGGTTGTAACCGGATATGCAGCCGAGGAAATCCTCGCCATTGCAGAAACCGAAAACGCGGACATGATCGTCATGGGCACCCATGGCCGTGCGGGCATCGACCGCATCCTGTTCGGTTCCGTTGCTGAGAAGGTGGTCAAGTCGGCCACCAGCCCGGTATTAACTGTCAGACCCTCCTAG
- the dsrO gene encoding sulfate reduction electron transfer complex DsrMKJOP subunit DsrO, whose product MKQSRRNFLKFAGLSAAGLCIAPTAVMASGAPGHGADYKVNANHLHAKRWAMVIDTRKLNTEEAIEALAETCHHIHNVPTIDSDQDIKWLWSGTYGEVFPEQENNFPSEAQEKHRFPLLCNHCEHPSCVRVCPTKATFVRPDGIVAMDYHRCIGCRYCMAACPYGSRSFNFMDPRPHLDMDNINKKFPTRMRGVVEKCNFCVERLAVGEMPACAEKSGGAIIFGDLQDPDSNVRKALRENFTIRRKPAAGTEPGVYYII is encoded by the coding sequence ATGAAACAGAGTAGAAGAAACTTCCTTAAGTTTGCAGGACTCTCCGCTGCAGGACTCTGCATTGCGCCCACTGCTGTCATGGCATCCGGCGCACCGGGTCACGGAGCGGATTACAAAGTCAATGCCAACCACCTGCACGCCAAGCGCTGGGCAATGGTTATCGACACCCGCAAACTGAATACCGAAGAAGCAATTGAAGCTCTGGCTGAAACCTGCCACCACATCCACAACGTTCCTACCATCGATTCCGATCAGGACATCAAATGGTTGTGGTCCGGCACTTACGGTGAAGTTTTTCCCGAACAGGAAAACAACTTCCCCTCCGAAGCTCAGGAAAAACACAGGTTTCCCCTGCTCTGCAACCATTGCGAGCATCCTTCCTGTGTGCGCGTCTGCCCCACAAAGGCGACTTTCGTACGCCCCGACGGCATTGTAGCAATGGATTACCATCGCTGCATCGGTTGCCGCTACTGCATGGCAGCATGTCCTTACGGTTCCAGAAGCTTCAACTTCATGGACCCCAGACCCCATCTGGACATGGACAACATCAACAAGAAGTTCCCCACCCGCATGCGCGGTGTTGTGGAAAAATGTAACTTCTGCGTTGAGCGTCTCGCTGTGGGTGAAATGCCCGCATGTGCTGAAAAATCCGGTGGCGCGATCATCTTCGGCGATCTGCAGGACCCCGACTCCAATGTGAGAAAGGCCCTGCGTGAGAACTTCACCATCCGTAGAAAACCTGCCGCAGGCACTGAGCCCGGCGTTTACTACATCATCTAG
- the dsrM gene encoding sulfate reduction electron transfer complex DsrMKJOP subunit DsrM, which yields MNALYSLVLVFALVLIALFGVGSAHMAGLFGTLLPYVAVAVFLVGFARKVICWAKSPVPFRIPTTAGQQKSLDFIQHDRFDNPVTPGQTFIRMVLEVCCFRTLFRNTKVELRDGRVTYASSKFLWLFSLLFHYSFLLIVIRHMRLFFEPVPECIAFVEMIDGIMQIGVPRLYMSDLLILAGLGFLLGRRLQDPKLRYISLVTDYFPLLLIIGIALSGIYMRYFAHVDIMAIKKLTMGLVTFSPVIPAGISVVFYIHLFLVCVLLVYFPFSKLMHAGGVFLSPTRNMPNDTRINHHENPWNDPNIKPHSYEAYEDEFREPMIEAGLPVDKKA from the coding sequence ATGAACGCTTTGTACTCACTCGTTTTAGTTTTTGCTTTGGTGCTCATCGCACTCTTCGGAGTGGGTTCCGCACACATGGCAGGACTGTTCGGCACGCTGTTACCGTATGTAGCAGTTGCCGTTTTCCTGGTGGGCTTTGCCCGCAAGGTGATTTGCTGGGCTAAAAGCCCGGTTCCTTTCCGTATCCCGACCACGGCTGGTCAGCAGAAGTCTCTGGATTTTATCCAGCATGACCGCTTTGACAACCCCGTGACCCCGGGTCAAACTTTTATCCGTATGGTTCTTGAAGTCTGCTGTTTCCGTACTCTGTTCAGAAACACCAAAGTAGAACTCAGGGACGGAAGAGTAACTTACGCCTCATCTAAATTTTTGTGGCTGTTTTCCCTGCTCTTCCACTACTCATTCCTGCTCATCGTGATCAGGCACATGAGACTCTTCTTCGAACCGGTACCCGAATGTATCGCTTTCGTGGAAATGATCGACGGTATCATGCAGATCGGTGTACCCAGACTGTACATGTCAGACCTCCTGATTCTCGCCGGCCTCGGCTTCCTGCTCGGCCGCAGACTTCAGGATCCCAAACTGCGTTACATTTCTCTGGTTACCGATTACTTCCCGCTGCTTCTCATCATCGGCATCGCCCTTTCCGGCATCTACATGCGCTACTTCGCGCACGTGGACATTATGGCCATCAAGAAGCTGACCATGGGTCTTGTAACCTTCAGCCCCGTCATTCCCGCAGGAATCAGTGTGGTGTTCTACATCCACCTCTTCCTCGTATGTGTGCTGCTGGTCTACTTCCCCTTCAGTAAGCTGATGCACGCGGGCGGCGTATTCCTGTCTCCCACAAGGAACATGCCCAACGATACCCGTATCAACCATCACGAGAACCCCTGGAACGATCCCAACATCAAGCCCCACAGCTATGAGGCTTATGAAGACGAGTTCAGGGAGCCAATGATTGAAGCGGGTCTCCCGGTGGATAAAAAGGCATAG
- the dsrJ gene encoding sulfate reduction electron transfer complex DsrMKJOP subunit DsrJ: MHYGGKIITGLVIFLGLVSMPFWFNIGGSYEEPKVELPKNAKVCVAPTQNMRENHMKLLDEWRDMALREGKRTYISAKGDKYTISLQNTCMQCHTSKEQFCDKCHVDASVTPYCWDCHVPPKEAK; the protein is encoded by the coding sequence ATGCACTACGGTGGAAAAATCATAACCGGACTGGTTATCTTCCTCGGCCTGGTGTCCATGCCTTTCTGGTTCAACATCGGCGGAAGCTATGAAGAACCCAAGGTAGAACTGCCCAAGAATGCTAAAGTATGTGTTGCTCCCACCCAGAACATGCGTGAGAACCACATGAAGCTTCTTGACGAGTGGAGAGATATGGCTCTTCGCGAAGGCAAAAGGACCTACATCAGTGCCAAAGGCGATAAATACACCATCAGCCTTCAGAACACCTGTATGCAGTGCCACACCAGCAAGGAACAGTTCTGCGACAAGTGCCACGTTGATGCGAGTGTAACTCCCTACTGCTGGGATTGCCACGTACCTCCCAAGGAGGCGAAATAA
- the dsrK gene encoding sulfate reduction electron transfer complex DsrMKJOP subunit DsrK translates to MADLPKADELFKSINYTPPSTGWMDTPVDTSPGNWCYPAKAEKLEYLGFPNPREWNPADVDWKLPENWQDIVHEGFKERLDKYRSLKVFMDICVRCGACADKCHFFIGSGDPKNMPVLRAELMRSIYRKDFTMAGKILSTLTGSRVMTEDVLKEWFIYFYQCTECRRCSLYCPYGIDTAEITMMARELLHLCGVNINWILEPVSNCNRTGNHLGIQPHAFKDIVDFMVDDIEEITGKRLNVPLNEKGHEVIFITPSGDVFADPGIYTFMGYLMLFDHIGLDYTLSTYASEGGNFGLFTSADMMKKLNAKMYAEADRLGAKWILGGECGHMWRVINQYMDTMNSELNTLEVPVSPITGTVFESARQTKMVHITEFTADLMKHNKLKLDPSRNDHIRATYHDSCNPARAMGLLDEPRYVIKNVVKNFFEMPEQTIREQTFCCAGGSGLNTDEIMEIRMRGGLPRGNALKAVQEQNDVNMLSCICAIDRATLPPLANYWAPGVDVCGVHELVGNALILDGEKERETDLRFNPLPGKEG, encoded by the coding sequence ATGGCTGACCTCCCAAAAGCTGATGAGCTTTTTAAAAGCATTAATTACACACCGCCGTCCACTGGGTGGATGGATACCCCGGTAGATACTTCTCCGGGCAACTGGTGTTATCCCGCAAAAGCGGAAAAACTCGAGTATCTGGGCTTCCCCAACCCCCGTGAGTGGAACCCCGCTGACGTGGATTGGAAGCTCCCTGAAAACTGGCAGGACATCGTCCACGAAGGTTTCAAGGAAAGACTCGATAAATACCGTTCACTGAAAGTATTCATGGACATCTGTGTTCGCTGTGGTGCTTGTGCAGACAAGTGTCACTTTTTCATCGGTTCCGGTGATCCCAAGAACATGCCCGTCCTGCGTGCGGAACTTATGCGTTCCATCTACCGCAAGGACTTCACCATGGCCGGTAAGATTCTCTCCACCCTGACCGGGTCCAGAGTCATGACCGAAGATGTTCTCAAAGAATGGTTCATTTACTTCTACCAGTGCACAGAGTGCCGCCGTTGTTCCCTGTACTGCCCCTACGGCATCGATACTGCGGAAATCACCATGATGGCACGTGAACTGCTGCACCTTTGCGGTGTGAACATCAACTGGATCCTGGAGCCGGTTTCCAACTGTAACCGTACCGGTAACCACCTCGGTATCCAGCCCCACGCATTCAAAGACATCGTCGACTTCATGGTTGACGATATCGAAGAAATCACCGGTAAGCGCCTCAACGTTCCCCTGAACGAAAAAGGCCACGAAGTAATCTTCATTACTCCCTCCGGTGACGTATTCGCTGATCCCGGCATCTACACCTTCATGGGTTACCTGATGCTGTTTGATCACATCGGACTTGACTACACCCTGTCCACCTATGCATCTGAAGGCGGTAACTTCGGTCTCTTCACCTCTGCTGATATGATGAAGAAACTGAACGCCAAGATGTACGCCGAAGCCGACCGCCTCGGTGCAAAGTGGATTCTCGGCGGTGAGTGCGGCCACATGTGGCGTGTTATCAACCAGTACATGGATACCATGAACAGCGAGCTGAACACCCTTGAGGTTCCCGTCAGCCCCATCACCGGTACCGTGTTCGAAAGCGCACGCCAGACCAAAATGGTCCACATCACCGAGTTTACTGCTGACCTGATGAAGCACAACAAACTGAAGCTTGATCCCAGCAGAAACGACCATATCCGCGCAACCTACCATGATTCCTGTAACCCGGCCCGTGCCATGGGTCTGCTGGACGAACCCCGTTACGTCATCAAGAACGTTGTTAAAAACTTCTTTGAGATGCCCGAACAGACCATCCGCGAGCAAACTTTCTGCTGCGCAGGCGGTTCCGGCCTCAACACTGACGAAATCATGGAAATCCGTATGCGCGGCGGTCTGCCCCGCGGTAACGCACTGAAAGCAGTTCAGGAACAGAATGATGTAAACATGCTCTCCTGCATCTGCGCTATCGACCGTGCAACCCTGCCTCCCCTGGCCAACTACTGGGCACCCGGCGTAGACGTCTGCGGTGTACACGAACTGGTTGGTAACGCCCTCATCCTTGACGGCGAAAAAGAAAGGGAAACAGACCTTCGTTTCAATCCTCTGCCCGGGAAGGAGGGTTAA
- the dsrP gene encoding sulfate reduction electron transfer complex DsrMKJOP subunit DsrP: MLEKAFKGGPKYWAWIGFLLLIIGAGFCTYLTQLQEGMTITGLNRDVSWGFYIAQFTYLVGLAASGVMIVLPYYFHHYKKFKGMVIMGEFMAIAAVVMCLGFIIVDIGQPQRMLNIIFHPTPNSVLFWDMIVLNGYLILNVVIGWTCLECDRQRVSHPKWVKPLVYTSIIWAFSIHTVTAFLYAGLPGRHYWLTAILAARFLASAFCSGPAILLLVVFLVRKITKYEPGKGAIGTLTTIITYAMCVNVFFFMLEIFTAFYSNMPGHIHSIAYLFAGSHGHHELVPWMWTAAIFAFISLALLIPPKLRYNQKLLPWSLAILVIATWIDKGLGLLIGGFTPNPFNEITVYWPTGKELMISMMVYALGALTLTFLYKIATDVKREIGQLTTED, from the coding sequence ATGCTCGAAAAAGCTTTTAAAGGCGGACCGAAATACTGGGCCTGGATTGGTTTCCTGCTGCTCATTATCGGTGCCGGTTTCTGCACATATCTGACCCAGCTTCAGGAAGGGATGACCATCACCGGTCTCAACCGTGATGTTTCCTGGGGTTTTTACATCGCCCAGTTCACTTACCTTGTCGGTCTCGCCGCATCCGGTGTTATGATCGTACTGCCTTACTACTTCCATCATTACAAGAAGTTCAAAGGCATGGTAATCATGGGTGAATTCATGGCTATCGCAGCTGTTGTCATGTGTCTCGGTTTCATCATCGTCGACATCGGACAGCCCCAGCGTATGCTTAACATCATCTTCCATCCGACTCCGAACTCTGTTCTGTTCTGGGATATGATCGTCCTGAACGGTTATCTGATCCTGAACGTAGTTATCGGCTGGACATGTCTTGAGTGTGACCGTCAGCGTGTGTCTCACCCCAAATGGGTTAAGCCTCTGGTTTACACCTCCATCATCTGGGCGTTCTCCATTCACACCGTTACCGCGTTCCTGTACGCAGGCCTTCCCGGCCGCCACTACTGGCTCACCGCCATTCTGGCAGCCCGCTTTCTGGCTTCTGCGTTCTGTTCCGGACCTGCTATCCTGCTGCTCGTGGTTTTCCTCGTGCGCAAAATTACCAAGTACGAACCCGGCAAAGGCGCAATCGGTACGCTCACAACTATTATCACTTACGCAATGTGCGTGAACGTTTTCTTCTTCATGCTGGAAATCTTCACCGCATTCTATTCCAATATGCCCGGACATATCCACTCCATCGCATACCTCTTCGCCGGTAGCCACGGCCACCACGAACTGGTACCCTGGATGTGGACCGCAGCAATCTTTGCTTTCATCAGCCTTGCATTGCTCATTCCGCCCAAACTGCGTTACAACCAGAAGCTGCTGCCCTGGTCCCTCGCTATCCTCGTTATCGCAACCTGGATTGATAAGGGCCTCGGTCTGCTGATCGGTGGTTTCACACCGAACCCCTTCAACGAAATCACTGTTTACTGGCCCACCGGTAAAGAGCTCATGATTTCCATGATGGTTTACGCACTCGGCGCACTTACTCTGACATTCCTTTACAAGATTGCCACAGACGTTAAGCGCGAAATCGGCCAGCTGACTACTGAAGACTAG